Below is a window of Dehalococcoidia bacterium DNA.
ACACTAACTCAAGCAGGAATCAAGCCGCTCTACGATTACCATAGCCAATCCCCGTAAAGGAACGTAAACGCTCTCAGGATAGTAATAGGAAGCGTTTATGAGCACAAAGACGTTCTGATCTTTAATTACTATGAATTCTAAACCGGAGTTCATCTCTCCGTATTTGACCGCGGTAGCGCTATTCCCTACATCAATACGGTATCCCGTAAGGTTGTATTCTTCTAAAACAGCTTCCACAGTGATTTGTTGTGCCAAACCAGGAGCGACAATCCAAAGAGTGGTTTGAATCTGGCACCATGCGCGTTCTCCAAGGGGTGTTCCGATTAAATGGTATTCAGATCCGCTTCCCATCCCCAGGGGTTTAGATACTGATGGCTGCGGGTCATACCAGCTCCGGAAACCCGATTGGAGATTCGAGGAGAGATCGAGTATCGAAGGAGCGTCTGAGAGCGTGAGTTTAGACGTTTTTGCTGCAATAGCCGTTGACAGTGTTGGACCCGGGGATGTCATTGTAGCCGCTGTTAGGGGGTGGTGATGGTGGCCGAACTGGGCAAGATGGTGCTTGGAGTTGTGCTTAACTGGGTCACTGGTGTGAACTGGGTTGTGACTTCCGGCTGCGTGTTATTTTTTTGAGTCTGACTGCAAGAGGTTGAAACAATTAGCAGCGTTGCTGCTATAAACAAAAAAACGTAAGAACCTACAGATTTATCCACAGATTCTTCACAACGTTTTTCTATTTTTAATTATATCATATTCAACGCTTGACAAACCCCGCCTCCGCCACTTAACTTATACAAAAAAGAATATCTATGTCTAAATAGAATCGGATTATTGCGTCCGGGCATCTTTCCGACTCGTGTATTTCCAGAAGTAATTTGCTCCCGATAGCAGCGTTAATATAACCGCCGCAAGCATGACCCAGGGAGCTAACGATAAAATCGCGCTGAGATTTCCGTGCGCGTCGAGGGAGTTCAAGACGCTGCCCGATTGCAACGCTTTCTGGAGAGAAACCCAAACTATTGCCACAAAAGAGACGGTGGTTTTGGCTTTGCCCCAGTTATCAGCCGATGGTGGGCGCGTGTGAAAACGCTTAACGCGCAGGATCGTGATGAGCAATTCTCGCGCCAGCACGACTATCGGAATCCAAACGGCTATCAGCCTGAAAGAAGCCAGTGTTATCAACATGCCGCCGATAAATATTTTATCGCTTAAAAAATCCAGGTTTGCCCCCAGCGCAGTTGTCAGTTTCATTTTGCGCGCCAGGTAACCATCGACAAAGTCGCTCAACCCGGCCGCCGAAGTGACGGCGGCTGATATCAACCAGCCTTCATGCCAGTCGAGAGCCACAGGTAAAATAGCCAGGGGCAAAAGCAAAACACGCGCTATTGTCAACCAGATGACAATGTTCATTTTATCGTTCAGGCGATAAGGTGAACGATACGTCCCCGGAATCACAGCGGGATTTATGGCGGTCTTTTGCTCTTGAATTTCCATAGCAAATATTAACGGAATTTTAACCGCGAGCGGATTATCTGAAAGTAGTTGATCATGACCGATATTAAGAGAATCGCCGTGATTGCTATATATGCTTCGGTGAAAATATCGAATCTGAAAAGCACGAAAAGGTACATCAGAACCCATGCAACTTTGCGGGACAGGCTCAAAAACAGGTCGCCTTTGGGGTGAAAGGCAAGACTGACTGGCTCTCCGCCACCGGTCTGTTTTCTTTCGGCCATCCATAACACCGAAAAGGCGGAGAAAACGAACAGAGCGCCCAGAACCCCGTTCAACAGCCCTGTTTGGATCAACGCCAGAGGAAAAATCAAAAAAGCAAGATTGTCCACGAAGACGTCTTCGAATTCACCTATCGCGTTATCGTTTTTTAACATGCGCGACAGGTCGCCGTCTATACAGTCCAGTATCCAGGCGGCGAGCATGAGACCGAGGGCCACCGAAAACGCAGAGTACACCCAGGCAAAATAAAAACCTGCGAACAAGAAAATGCGGCTCACTGTAATATGAGACTGGTTGATATGCAGTCGAATGAAAAGCCGGCAGGCGGCAAATGTCAGCGGCCGGCGCGTTTTGCGCATTAGAGCGACAATTTTATACCCCAACCCGGTGACGGACGCAGAAAGCCCCCGAAGCCAGTCCGCCATTTTTAAGCCCTCCCTGCGAGTGAAATCAGCCGCACTATCACGTGTAACTCTCCTGCGAATACCATAACCGTTAGCTTGTCCCGCATAACATCTGCCTCCGCTATTACATTGCCTTGTTGACGCAGGCAGTTGAATTCGCTTTCTTTTTCCTGCGCCAGTGTATCAGGTATACAACGGTTGCCCTGATGAGGAATGCCCCCAGCATGGCGACTAAAAGCGCCGGCAGGATTTCTTTGATGTCGAGAATGCGGACTTCGCTCAACGCCTTCCCGGTGAGAGCCCCGATACTTACAAACAACGACTCCCACAACAACACGGCAAGAGCAACTCCCGCAGAATATTTTGCCATCGGGATGCGCATCATGCCGGCTGCGACCGAAAGAGTGGCCATCATGGTAGGCACGAAACGCCCTAACATGATGGCCGGTGTCGCCCGGTTGCCGATTTTCGATTTCAGTTCGTCAAGTTTTTCAGGCGTGAGATGCAAATATTTGCCAAAGCGATTTACAAAGCGCGGTCCCAGGAATCTCCCCGCACAATATGCCACCGCAGAACCACACAGGGAACCGCTAAAAACGGAGACGATAATAGCGGCGCCCGTCAGAAAACTCCCGGCCGTCAACTGCCAACCCGCATACATCAGGGAGCTCTGTGTAACCCCGGGAGAAGGAATTCCCCATTCCTTGAGCGCCTGTGCCACAAATGCCAGACCGATAATAGCTAAATCAGCGCGCTCTACGGCATTGCTACCCAGAGAGATCTGTCCAATAATATTTTCGGCAAACATAATCAAGTTTCAACCATGTTACAATTTTGGGAGTATCTGTCCGCTGGCCGACCTTTGCCATTGAATTGTTCCGCCCCGGCGAGAGAATTGGTAAATACGCATAGACATCGCCTCGACCCATATTACTGCGCTTGCCAGTATGAGGCGTTCCAACACCCCGACCAGTCCCGGACGGATTATGAAAGCCATACCGATGCCGGCTGCCATAGTTAAAACTGCCAGAACGGTGGTGAAGACATACATTTTTTGCCACGCCGCATCTTTCTTCATACTCTGCGCTATCAAAAAACAGGATACGATAAAAAAGCCGGTTGCCGCGGATGCGATGGACCAGTGGACGACACGTTTGAACGTCCATATTCCGTGCACATGATCGATATCAACAAATATCAGCAACAGCAGGCAAACAGCAGCCAAATACAGCATATTCAGAGTTTTAGCTTTCTCGTTCAATGGAATGCCGCCGGATAATCCCCTGGCGAATGCCAGAACCGTTATCGCCGACAGGATAAAAAGGGCCGCCCCCAGCCAAAAGTTATCAAGCGATAGCGCGCTAATCAAACTCTTGACCGGGTCATAATCCGGTACCGAGAGAGTCACAATAAGCAGTAAACTCAGCAGCAAGGCGGGACAAACCATCGTTATAATTGCCCATACGCGGGGATTAAGCGAAGATTTTTGATGCATCTTTACAGTCTAAAACAAGAGTTTGAATATATTAGCAGTTTATAAGTTGTTAGTATATATGCCTGCTGACGATTTCCATGCTTGACAAACTCCTCCTCCGCCACTTAACTTATACAAAGGGAGTTGAACTGTGCCGGAACAGAACCATCCTTACGAATACGAAATAGAGGAACTGGCCAACCGCGACTCGTGGCGCATGTTCCGCATCATCGGCGAATTCGTGGAGGGATTCGACGCACTCGCGGGCGTTGAACCGGCGGTCACCATCTACGGCTCGGCCAGGAAACTCAATCCCGACCACCCGCTTTATGTCAAGACGGAGGAGATTGCCTACCGGCTGGCCCGGCAGGGATTCTCCATCATCACCGGCGGGGGGCCCGGCGTCATGGAAGCGGCCAACAGGGGTGCGCGCCGGGGTGAGGCGCGCTCCATCGGCCTCAACATCAAGCTGCCCATGGAGCAGAAACCCAACGATTTCACCACTACCACGCTCAACTTCAACTATTTCTTCGTGCGCAAGGTCATGCTGGTAAAGTACGCCAGCGCCTTTATTTTCGTGCCCGGCGGCCTGGGCACGCTGGACGAGCTGGCCGAGGTGCTCACCCTCATGCAGACGCACAAGATAAAGCCCCTCCCCGTGATACTGGTTGACAGCGCCTACTGGAAGGGTATGCTGGACTGGATGCGGAATACCCTGCTGGCGCAGGGGTTCATCTCGGAAGAAGACCTCAATCTGCTGCGCGTCTGCGACACGGTGGACGAGGTAGTGGATGCCGTGCGCCTGTGGCAGCGTGGGCGCGAGCTGGGCGGCAAGAAAGCCGTCAGCCGTTGAAAGAAAACGATTCTTCTGTCATGGTCTCCCCTGCCGACAGCCGCAACCAGCGAATACTCCTCGGCGCGCTTTTTGCACTTTCCGTAGCGGACGGCTTGGTTACGCGCTTCATCATCACCGAGGGTTTAGGCAGCGAAGGCAACATCTGGCTGGCGGGACTGGCTAGCAGTGACGCCCTCATCCTGGTCAAAATAGTGGGGACTCTGCTGGCAATTTCGCTTCTGTGGATATTGCACTATCGCAAGCCCAGGATGGTTCTGATAGTCACGGTGGCGGTCGTGTGCTGGTACACGCTGGTGGTGTTCTGGAACGTATTTGTAGTGGTCTTGGGTTCGAGATAGAGTGCGAGGAGCGGGCTCAAAATAAACACCAACCATCTTAGTTTTGATGCTTCCTCTACTTTAATTATGCAAGCATTGAACTTGAGGTAATGAATAATACCGTTCTATTGCTTCAGGTAAATAAGCAAAATCAAAATTAATACCAGAACGGCTGCGAAGATTGTGGGAGCCTGTTCATAAAGGAAAGTTGCCAGTATACGTCGAAACCTCCTGGACCGAGTGGATTGCCCATTCTCCCCCTGAAGTATTTTCATTCTATCGTCCTTCTGCCGGTTCTTTCCAGTGATACCTTAACTCGTTGGAGCTGTGATGGGCTGTCCAGGCAGCATCGTGTCATGCATTATTGTTAGAAGCGGGACGTGCATCAATTGGGTGGATGAAATCGACTTTGGTTTGGGGCCACGGCGTCGATATCCCTTCTTCATCGAAAGCCTCTTTCAATCTGCTGCGCAGTTCCCCTGTAACCACCCACTGGCTCGCTGGTTTTGTATCACCCGTTATCTTGATTTCAATACCGGACGGCCCGAAGCTATTAACTCTTAGAACCTCAGGGGGAGTCAGTATGTGTGAGGCCCATGCCGGGTCTTTGGCCAGTTCTTTGCCTACACGATTAATTACTTTGATAACATGTTTCAAATCTTCAGCATAAGCCACTTTTACATCCATATTGACCCTTGCCCAGTCTTTGGTTAAGTTGCTGGCGACTCTGACTTCACCGTTGGGCACAAAAT
It encodes the following:
- a CDS encoding TIGR00730 family Rossman fold protein; the encoded protein is MFRIIGEFVEGFDALAGVEPAVTIYGSARKLNPDHPLYVKTEEIAYRLARQGFSIITGGGPGVMEAANRGARRGEARSIGLNIKLPMEQKPNDFTTTTLNFNYFFVRKVMLVKYASAFIFVPGGLGTLDELAEVLTLMQTHKIKPLPVILVDSAYWKGMLDWMRNTLLAQGFISEEDLNLLRVCDTVDEVVDAVRLWQRGRELGGKKAVSR
- a CDS encoding DUF998 domain-containing protein → MHQKSSLNPRVWAIITMVCPALLLSLLLIVTLSVPDYDPVKSLISALSLDNFWLGAALFILSAITVLAFARGLSGGIPLNEKAKTLNMLYLAAVCLLLLIFVDIDHVHGIWTFKRVVHWSIASAATGFFIVSCFLIAQSMKKDAAWQKMYVFTTVLAVLTMAAGIGMAFIIRPGLVGVLERLILASAVIWVEAMSMRIYQFSRRGGTIQWQRSASGQILPKL
- a CDS encoding DedA family protein, producing the protein MFAENIIGQISLGSNAVERADLAIIGLAFVAQALKEWGIPSPGVTQSSLMYAGWQLTAGSFLTGAAIIVSVFSGSLCGSAVAYCAGRFLGPRFVNRFGKYLHLTPEKLDELKSKIGNRATPAIMLGRFVPTMMATLSVAAGMMRIPMAKYSAGVALAVLLWESLFVSIGALTGKALSEVRILDIKEILPALLVAMLGAFLIRATVVYLIHWRRKKKANSTACVNKAM
- the pgsA gene encoding CDP-diacylglycerol--glycerol-3-phosphate 3-phosphatidyltransferase, which codes for MDGRKKTDRWRRASQSCLSPQRRPVFEPVPQSCMGSDVPFRAFQIRYFHRSIYSNHGDSLNIGHDQLLSDNPLAVKIPLIFAMEIQEQKTAINPAVIPGTYRSPYRLNDKMNIVIWLTIARVLLLPLAILPVALDWHEGWLISAAVTSAAGLSDFVDGYLARKMKLTTALGANLDFLSDKIFIGGMLITLASFRLIAVWIPIVVLARELLITILRVKRFHTRPPSADNWGKAKTTVSFVAIVWVSLQKALQSGSVLNSLDAHGNLSAILSLAPWVMLAAVILTLLSGANYFWKYTSRKDARTQ